ATTACACCCACTAACAAGCCCCCATAATGAACAATGCCACAAACGAATCTCTAAGTGGAGGAGACCAAATTAGAGGTTCGTATTATTGACAACCctaattcattaaaaacaaactGTGCATACCCTGTTGTTCAATAGGTAAAAAGacactatatacatatgaaagtagtgagagaaagtaataatgGATGAATTAGTGCTTAAGTGATTAATTACTAAAATAGTCAGAGAAAAGGTCTTCAATAACTTGTGGCTAGAACAAGTTCAGGTTGCCTCATTAGTTGTTAAAGCATTTTCCTATAGAAGTTTCTTCCAAAAACTGTTTTATATTCAGTTGTCTTCTTGATCTTCAATCTTTGGTGCCAGATAATATCGGATGTAACCTGTATCAGCTATTTTGTATTCCACCACTGAAAATAGAAGTGTAAATAAAGACAAGttaaaatatttgtgaatgaTATTGacatattttagtatattttcagAGTTACTTATAGCCAACTTAATTACTATTCACCTCACATTAGATCcttgaaataatattaattaacttACCAAGTGGAACATCTTGTGACATGGAGAGTGTAACATGAGTAGATAACGGTGTAGCTTTGGTGAAGAAATTCAAATATCGCAGAGCAAATGTCAGCACAACAGACTGGTTCATTTCAATAGTGACAGACTCTTCCTCTTTATCAGCATTGGTACTTTGGGCTAACTTGATGTTACCACATCCAAGATCACCACTGGCTGAGAATTTAACTCCTTCTTTTGTACAACAAATCACAACAGAATCACCAATTTGGCTCAAATCTCGACATATTCTTTGGAATTCAGCCGAAGGAAGTTTTACAACACAATTGTACTCTGTATCctgttcaagaaaaaaaaaataatcccaTCAGATTCCTTGTTCTTaaatttcattatcataattatcatttaacttcTACTTTGCCAATGCTTACacaggtcagacaaaatttgttgaaaatttctacATGTCCTTGTCTATTTGCAAGCAAACGTCTCCAAAGCTGCAATATTTTTGTGGcagattggaaacaaacatcaGCACTTGTAGGACAGTGATGCTTGTTCACAACCATCAcatatcaagacaagggtacacatacacacacaagggcttctttcagtttctgcctaagAGCTACAGAAAATACTTGCATAAgatgtgggattgaacccgagaccacatggttgggaagcaagcctatcaaccacacagccatgcttgttgtTATTTGCTGCTCTAAATACAAATCAACTTTTAGCTCAGAGAAATCccaattttttcaatttcaagACCCATTCTAAGTGCTTGTTAATACTTTTCATGTTGTCAGCACATCTCCAGCAGTATTAATATTTGTTAACTCTTAATACTTAAGAACTACTATAGACCGCCAGTACATTAGCTCTTAATATCTTGGTTAACTggcaagtgtttttcttttttttttttaaagaatgcaGATTTCTGGAAACTCCACCGCAACATGGCAGATTACAATAACCATCATATACTTACTGTAATGTCTTATGAACCGTTTAATTCAGAGAGGTTTCTACTGAAATTAATGTGGCTATTATTGACTAACAGTTACTTATTGTGATTATTAACTATCAGTTCTTATACACTGAAAAAGGATTACCATAAAGATATCTACAAATATTTGCAAATGACAGCCAATGTTAAAGCTATTTCTTTACATgtatttgtcattattttatcagttaaaAGTTTCAACCTAAAATACTCACAGGAATACCTAAATGTTCAGAATCAATGTCCATCAATTTAATTTCGTAATCAGAGACTTTTTCTTGATctgtgaaatggaaaaaaaaaatacaacaccaAATAAAATTACTTGTTTAATTTATTGATTGGTAGAATCCTTAGAtcaaacaaaatatcttgtatttattctggctctcCACATACTGAACTTAAAACAATGGTAAGGATATTGAAGAACTATACCAACTGTACAATTACTTGCACAATGTAAcaagttttgtttgtattttttaatgttcatatatgcattttttgcCACTAAATTAAAAAATCACATTGATAGTTATTTATTCCTAATTTCTTATTTGCTCGTTATATTTGTAACTTTTCTCTACAGCACGTTGTTGGTTCAATCTATTCTAGTATTGTATGGATAATTACACAACATTTAGTACTTTCTCATATATTGAGAGATATTTAGACttagaacaaaaagaaacagtaaaactcTGCACTGTAAATGCCTTGATAACTCTTTTCTTAAGATGAGAAGTGCTTTGATGACAGATTTTCTGGAGTGTATGCCTTCTGTATACTTTTCTGACTAGAGACCATATATAATCTCCTATCATAGCAGTATTCTATCGTCCTTGGTATCTTCTTTCCATAGTTGCGATGTCCTGATGAAATCTCTCACCATGCTCCTCACTGACATCACCCAAGTTTTCAGGGAAAAAAATCTAGGTGAGAGTGCAAGAAATGAACCCTTAAGGACATACAACAACCCATTTTCTTGAAGTTTTCAATAAGCTTTGCTACCAGCTGTTTGTAATTGGGATCCTTGTGATTTCCTAGGAATCCACGAACTACATCACGAAATGCACACCGAGCTTCTTTTTCAACTTTTGTCATCACTCTTTCCAGTTTCTTCGACTTTAACATTGCATTTACTTGGGGCCCAACAAATATGCCACCCTTGATCTTAGCCTCAGATAGCTTTGGAAACATAAGACAAATTTCTTGAAAAGCTTCTCCTCTAAAACCTAAGGCCTTCACAAACCGGTTTACCAATCCGAGTTTCATATGAAGTGGGGGTAATAAGATTTTGTTGGAATCTACTAGAGGCTGTTTGAGAACATTTAACATTCCTGGCTGCAGTTCCACTCGTGGAGGCCAATGTACTTTCTTGTAATGATCATCAGCTCTGCTGTCCCATAAGCAAACGAAACATGAATACTTTGTGTATCCCCCTTGCAAGCCAAGCATCTTGAAATCACCACAAATATCCCACTTGAACtcgtaattttctttcttctgtatggAGTGTGCAAGAGACAAAGAAggatatttatttccattgtggGGCAACGGGCAACACTGCTTTGAGACTTCGTGTTGAGCTATTTATGAACAGTCACCATTCTGCAGAATCATGCTTGAATCCAATAGCAGTAAACAAACCAATCACATCTTTACAATAACacaaatcattaatattttcatagtaaatttcaaattcttcatgGCGTTTCCGGTACACAGATGTCTTGCAGTCTTCCCCCAGTAGATTCCATTCCTTCAACCTTGATGAAAGAAGTTCAGCTCCTGACTTAGTAAGACCCAGATCCGTGATTAAATCATCTAGTTCACTCTGGTTTGGAAAGTGAGGCTCTGAAGTCGTTCTTGGTACGAAAGCTTCCTCCATTTCTTGGCTGCTGCTACTTGTTGACTAttcagatgaaatattttctgatggtAGTGGTACTCGTAAATTGACATCATGTGGGACAGGTGCTCTAGATGATGGTATGTCTGGATACTGAAGAGCTTGTCTTCCTTTCACTTTTTTGTACTTTGTCACATCGATCATACAAAAGTAAGTCATTGTGATGGTTCTTTGGTTCTCTCCATATCCATGGAATGGCAAAAGGCATTGACCTTCCTGTACCTCTTAACCATCCTTCTAGAGTAGATCAACAGCTTCCACATATCACATTTGGGACGCATAGTTTGTCCTGGTCACCCATGGGCATTCCAAAATAGAGTCTGTACGCTATCCACAATTTGGTACCTTTCACGATCTTATGTAATATCTTCTTTTTTCCAGtataataagcacacacatagCAAAATGTATCTGGAGAATTTTTACATACTCTAGTAGCCATCCTGAAAGTAGCAGAACTTAGTAATTGGTCTGAAAGAGAATATTAGACATACATTTAGTAGCGGAACATTATAACAATAccgaatatatataataacattgaaagtagacatttttttaactgttgatgatacacaaaaataatttaatttttggaATCAGCAGAAAAAATGAattgataaacaataaaaaaaatacaataaacaaattttctttttgaaaattgcTACGTTGTGTTATTAGCTGACATAAGGGACATAACTAGGGGCtcacatatgtaaaatattaaactgAAAACCTTCAATCAACCGAGATTTGTTTTCGCCTGCCAATTAGATACGTATTTGATATGCACAACACACCtctaaaagtgtttttttttaaatttttattatagcATATTGTTGACAAAAAATTTAGGAAATCTATTCTCTGAAAGACCAGCAAATTCAGTTTGTTTTCAACAACTTGTTCAAAACTAAAAGCTAGTTATTTTTTGTCTTGCACCTAACTAACCAAAGTTCTTACATTCATATCCCTACCAACTTTTCTAGTTTAGCTTCAGTATCCATATATATcctttacagcaagacacctatttctgtccctctattgTACTTTAACCTTTCAACACCTGACATAAAACCACCTTTCCTCAATACAACTCCCCCACCTCAGTTGAGGGACCCGTTCTAGCAAGttactggtgccatgtgaaaagctctcagtatattctgtaaagtgattaCTGCTAGGAAGGACATGAATATCAAGATGTCAGCTCATATCAAgatgtccaactcatgccagtaaaGAAAACACGTTGAATTGTTATGATTCTCATTAAAtaggatttgttttaata
The genomic region above belongs to Octopus bimaculoides isolate UCB-OBI-ISO-001 chromosome 2, ASM119413v2, whole genome shotgun sequence and contains:
- the LOC106869688 gene encoding proliferating cell nuclear antigen — its product is MFEARLVQGSLLKKVLEAVKDLLSEAPWDCSSTGISLQAMDSSHVSLVSLLLRADGFDTYRCDRNLSMGINLNSMSKILKCACNDDIITVKAEDNADTVTFVFESPNQEKVSDYEIKLMDIDSEHLGIPDTEYNCVVKLPSAEFQRICRDLSQIGDSVVICCTKEGVKFSASGDLGCGNIKLAQSTNADKEEESVTIEMNQSVVLTFALRYLNFFTKATPLSTHVTLSMSQDVPLVVEYKIADTGYIRYYLAPKIEDQEDN